A window of Pullulanibacillus sp. KACC 23026 genomic DNA:
GGTCGTCATCATGATCTGAGTGGAGCGAGTGACAGGTGTTGTTCCTAATCCAAGTTTTTCTTGAAGGTCGATAACCGGAATGATCGTCCCCCTTAAATTAATAACCCCCTTCACATGAAGTGGAGCATTTGGAACTCTCGTAATTGGTAACTGCCTTTCAACGGACAAGACCTGTTCGATCTTAATCCCATACGCCTCGTCACCTAATTTAAAAGCAATGATTCTAAAAGATCGCAAAGCTTTCACTCCCCCTTTCTAATCAAAAAATGGCTGGGTATCGACGATGAGTGCGACTTCACCGCTTCCAAGAATCGTTGCCCCGGAAATCGCATGTAGACGCGTTAAATAGTGGCCTAATGATTTCAATACGACCTCGTGCTGTCCTAATACAGCATCCACGACTAAGCCTTTTATTTGATTTCCATTACGGATAATGACGATCTGCACCTCATCTAGAAGAACCGACTTCTTGTCCGTCTTGGAAGTCCCAAAGACCTCTTCTAAATAAATTAATGGCACAATCTGATCCCGTAATTGAAAAACTTTTTGTCCATGAAGCGTTATAATGCTCTCTGGTACGATCGACGTAATTTCGGCGATCGAATTAAGCGGGATGAAATAAGATTCTTCTCCTATTTCAATTAACATAGCCATGATGATTGAGAGGGATAAAGGAAGCTGAATTCGAAAGGTAGACCCGCGTCCCGGAGTAGAGTTAATGGTAATCGCTCCGCCGATCGATTCAATTTTCGATTTCACGACATCCAGCCCAACGCCTCTGCCCGAAATATCAGAAATTTTATCCGCCGTGCTGAACCCTGAAGAAAAGAGTAAGGCATAAACTTCTTGGTCACTTAAGGAGGCAGCCTCTTTTCTTCGGACAACCTGTCGTTCAATGGCTTTACTCAAGACTTTATCGCGGTCAATCCCTTTCCCATCATCGGCCACTTCAATAAACACATGGTTGCCGCTATAAAAGGCCTTTAACGCGATCATGCCTTCTTCTTTCTTGTTACTTTCGATTCTCTCTTCCGTTGTTTCAAGACCATGATCCAAAGCATTACGCAAAAGGTGGACTAATGGATCACCAATCTCATCGATCACTGTCCGATCTAATTCGGTCTCTTCCCCTTCAACGATTAATTGGACTTTCTTATTCAATTCTTTAGCAAGATCCCGGATCATCCTAGGAAACCGATTAAAGACCTGCTCGATCGGAACCATCCGCATCTTCAGAATAACCTCTTGTAGATTTTTCGATAGAAGAGACAGATGTTCCGTTGTTTCAGTCAGCTCCATCAGTTGCGAATCTCTCGCAATCTGCTCCAGTCTCCCTCTATCAATAATGAGTTCACTAATAAGATTCATTAAATGATCGAGTTTCTCGGTATCGACACGGATTGACTTCGAACGTGGCTTCTTTTTTGACGAATTCGCCGGTTCCGCTGTCTTCTCTTTTTTGACCTCAGTTTCAGGAATAGCTGGATCTGGCTCTACGGCTTTACTTTGGGAGGGCTCGGAGCTCATTCCTTCAGTGACTTGAACATCCACCACCTCTGCCACATTAAGCAAATGCGATTTTACTTGCTCTGAATCGCGATCCGTTAAAAGGAGAAGTTGAAAGTGATCACCAAATTGGTCGTTTTCAATCTCTTCAACCGTCGGATACGTTTGAATGATCTCACCTAACTCCTCAGCAGTTTGGAAAACCAAATAGGCTCGGATCGACTTCATCACACAGCTTTCCGCAATTCTTACCTTGATTTGATAGACATGCATGCCAGACTTTTCGGCCTCTTGAACCAAGGATAATTGGAACTCATCCATCACGAGTTCAGGTGCGGCGGTTGCGGCCACTTCCTTCGCAGCACCACCTAGAGTAGGATCTGGAGCCGCGGAGGGATCTTGAATCCTATTTAATTGAGCAATCACATCGGAAACATTTTCTTTCCCATCTCCGCCATTTTCGATGGATTGGACCATCTTCTCAATAAGGTCGACGCAGCTAAAGATCACGTCCATGATTTGCGGAGTTACCGCTAACTTCTCATTTCTAAGAAGATCTAACACATTTTCCATTTGATGGGTGAGCGAAGCGAGGTCCTCAAACCCCATTGACGCTGCCATCCCTTTAAGCGTATGGGCTGAACGGAAAATCTCGTTAACGATCACTGTATTTCCCGGTTCAGACTCCAGCTTTAATAACTCTTCATTAATGGAGAGCAAATGTTCCTTTGACTCCTCCAAAAACATATCAATATAATCGTTTAAATCCATTTTGATTCCCCTCGCTAGTAGCATTAGGAAAACTTGGCTTGCCACTATAATGAATGGAGACAACACTTGCAAGCAATTATGCTTTCAACTTGAGGTCTGTCCCCCCAATTTCCACATGGAAAAAGCGAGAGTGATAAGTTCCCGCACGCCCGCTTTTCCGTCATAAATATTTAGTAATATACCCACCATATTTATTATTGCGGTCATCAACCATTTTGTTATCCCGATTCGCATTGGTTTGCTGCGACAAGGAATCCATACAAGTCTTACAAACCTTTCCTGAGCGAATGGATGTGCCACAGATTTGGCACGGGTAAGTAAGATTAGGGAAATGTCCGATTTGCAGCCGGCCAGTAGCAATGAAATGGATGATCTGAGAAACAGACACTCCTGTTGCCTCACTCACTTCTTGGATCGTATCCCCTGGCATTTCCCTTAAATGCATGGCCACTTTATGGAAATCCTCTTCTTGCTTTTGATAGCACTCATCACATATCTCTCTTATTTTCAAATAAAGCTTTCGGCATTTTGGACAATTCCCGAGCTGTGCCATAATTCTTCCCTCTACTTAAAAGATTTGATTTTGGTAGCTTACTTAATGCCCTTAACTTCCCAATACTTTATTGATTGATTCCATTACTCGGTCCGCTTGAAAAGGTTTCACAATAAAATCCTTGGCACCCGCTTGGATGGCCTCAAGTACCATCGGCTGTTGTCCCATTGCCGAGCACATGATCACTTTAGCTTGCGGTTCCATCGCCCGAATTTCTTTCAAGGCACTAATGCCGTCCATCTCAGGCATGGTAATATCCATGGTGACAACATCCGGACGCAATTCCTTAAATTTTTCAACGGCGTCAGCGCCATTAACAGCTTCGCCAACCACTTCCATACCATTTTTTGTCAATATATCGGTAAGCATCATCCGCATAAATGCAGCATCATCAACAATTAAAATCTTTCCCATTCTTAATCGTCTCCTCTATATTAAGTTTATTAATTCGTCATTTTTGTGAGGCGATCGATCGGACTGATAATATCCGTAATTCGTACCCCGAAGTTTTCTTCTATGACGACGACTTCCCCTTTAGCGATTAACTTATGATTCGCTAAAATATCGACGGGTTCACCAGCCAGCTTATCAAGTTCGATGACCGCACCTGGACCTAATTCCAAAATTTTTCGGATAGGCAATTCAGTTCGGCCGAGTTCAACGGTAATCTCTAATGGGATATCGTACAGCAAATCCAAGTTGCCAGAAGCGGCATTCGTTGGTGCTCCTGTATCTGTAAAAGTCGAATACTCAACCTTTTGAACATTAGCTGTTGGTTTGTTGTTAAGATCGACATGGGCTGCTGGTGCTTGTTGGGTCGGCCTCCTCTGTTGTTGAGCTTGAACCGGCTGGACAGGGGGGGCCACCTCTTTTTCAAGAACTTGACTGGTTGCAGCCGCTTCCTCACTGTAAAGGATTTTATGAATCATTTCCTTTCCGAACGCTAAAGGAATGAACTGAATCATATTGGAATCAATCAACTCCCCTACCTTAAGACGGAAAGAAACTTCAATAATAAATTCATCTCCAAGCTGTTCAAGCTTCTTCGGAGGGAACCCAAGGACATCGATCGTCGGCGGTGAGATGTCTACTTTTTGATTAAAAATAGTCGACATCGACGTTGCAGCAGAACCCATCATTTGATTCATGGCCTCTTGGACAGCACTTAAATGGAAGTCGGTTAATTCCGCTTCCAAATTCGTACCATCTCCGCCCATCATGAGATTCGCGATGATTTTCGCATCCTCTTCTTTGATCATCAGAAGGTTCTTCCCGCGAATTCCCTCTGTGTAATCGACATGTACGGCAACGTGGTTTTCACTAATGACTCTCTCTAAATCATCTTGCTCTACGATGGTTAAAATAGGTGTCGTTATTTCCACTCGTTGATTTAAAAGAGTAGAGAGAGCTGTTGTCGAGCTGCCTAATGATATATTGCCTATCTCTCCTAATGCATCTTGTTCCATCGGTGTTAAAAAATCTGTGATTGTATAGGTTTGCTTCTCTTCTGACTGATTGAACAGTGCATTGATCTCATCTTGAGACAGTGAACCATCGCTCATTATAGATCATCTCCTTCCGTGTGGATAACTTCCTCAATTTGAACAGCAAATCGTCCTTTTTTAACTCCTGGATTACCATAAAATCTCGTCAGCTGCCCGACTTTAACATGAAGCTTCACCGTCTCAAGACCAATGACATCCCCAACTTGGAGATGCAGCAATTCAGACACAGGTAATGAGCCTCTTCCTAGTTCGGCTATTAGCGGCATCCGCACATTATCAAGGTTCTGCTTTAATTTGTCTTGCTGCGGAACATTGGCTTTCGTCATAGAGGACAGCCACTGATGGGTAGACAATTTGTGCATCACCGGTTCGACAATGATATGCGGTATGCAGAGTGTCATTCTTCCTTCGACTTCTCCTATTGTTATACGAAGGGAAATGACAATGACCGTATCGTTCTGCGGAGCAATTTGAATGAATTGCGGATTAGACTCAATCGCTTCCCATCGCACCTTTATATCCCCAATATTCTCCCAAGCCTCTTCATACATGACACCTGTACGGAAAAAGATTTTCTGCAAAAGGACGGTTTCAATATCCGTTAAAGTATCCTTGCGATTATTCGAATCCCCTTGTCCACCTAGAAGCCGTTCGATAACGGCATAGGCGATGGATGGATTCAGTTCAATTAACAGCTTGCCATCCATTGGTTTGACATCAAAGACATTCAAAATCGTTTTTGACGGTATAGACGCGAGAAATTCTTGGTAGTTAACTTGATCGACTAAATCAATATCAATATGGACATACGTCCTAAGCTGTGCAGATAAATAGGAAGTCAATAATCTCGTAAAATTCTCATGAATTCTCGTAATGCTTCTTAACTGTTCCTTTGAATACCGCATCGCCCGTTTAAAATCATAGACTCTGACTTTATCATTCTTCTCTGTGACATCGGATGCTTGCAGTTCGCCGTTATTTAACGCCGATAGCAGTGCATCGATTTCTTGTTGCGATAAGACATCTGCCACTCGGCATCCTCCCAACTCTTCCATGAGTTAAAAATGATTTTCAACCTTGATGAAAGATGTTGCCATTCAACTCATTTTTATTCCTCGTTCACATCGCCAAAGCAGCAATTTCTATAGAAAACCAATCCCTATACAGATTCATGCCGCAGCTGATCGAATGAGGAACCGATGAAACAAACTCAATAAGCGATTAATTTCGTTTCAAATCAATCAATTCTTGTAAAATCGTATCAGACGTGGTGATCGTTCTCGCGTTTGCCTGGAACCCGCGCTGAGCCACGATCATTTCAGTGAATTCTTCAGTTAAGTCAACGTTAGACATTTCTAATACGCCAGACTCGATTTGACCAGCGTTATTGTTTTCACTTCGTTCAGCCGTTGCTGCTCCAGAATTGGGTGACGTTTCAAACAAGGTATCTCCAGCCTTTGTTAAACCTTCTGGGTTGTTGACAACAGCCGTTCCTATGGAAATGATGTCATCAGGATTGTTTGTTCCATCATTTGTGCCATCGTTTAAATAGTATTGTTGATTTTGGGAATCATAGGCGAGTTCCCCGCTCGTTCCGTCCTCGCTCACCACATTGATATGCCCATCCGCATCAATGGAAAAGGATGTAAATTTTTGACCCGTCTTGTCATCTTGATTAATCGAAATATTAACTTCTTGTGGATTTGTTGCTGTTCCAGTTACACCGACAACCTTATAACCGTTTGAATTGACTAATGTCCCATTCGCATCCCGATTAAAATTACCGGCTTTTGTTAAATAGTCTTGCGTACCATTGTTCACGACAAAATAACCATCCCCATCAATGGCTAAATCCGTTCCCACGTTGGTAGTCATAGGACTTCCTGGAGTATGAATGGTATCAATAGCCGCTATTTTTGATCCTAAACCGACTTGTTGGGGATTGATCCCGCCTGTCTGGCCATTAGGGGCGGTTGCTCCCGATAGGTTTTGGTTAACTATATCTTGAAACTCTACTCTGCTTTTTTTAAACCCAACGGTATTGACATTGGCAATATTATTACCGATTGTATCGAGTTGTGTTTGGAAACCTTTCATCCCTGAAACTCCGGAATATAATGACTTTAACATGTGTGTTCCCCCTTAATTTTTATCCATTATTTATTGATTAGAATCGCTTGAAACTTGATCGATTTCTGTAACGTTTTCCATAGGGACTTTTTGATTACCTACCAGATAATAATAGCTTCCATCTTGAGTGGCGACTCCTGTCACAACACCTGAAGATGAGCTGTCCCCTCCCTCAGGTGTCCATGTAATCTCCTTACCAATGGCAGAGGAGTACTGGCTCATTTGCAAATTCGCAAATTTATCAAAGGAATCATTCAGGTTCGTCATTTGTTCCAAGGAACTAAAGTTAGCCATTTGGCCGATAAAGTCTTGGTCTTGTAGAGGATTGGACGGGTCTTGATTGGACAATTGCGTGACCAAAATTTTTAAAAAATCATCTTTTCCTAGTACGCTTTGGTCTTCAGAAGAATTTCCACTCATTAAAGTATTACTAGTTGAAACATTATTGGTAATATCAACACTATTTGTCATGACTTTCGCTCCTTATCATGCCGTAAAATCAATGGTTGAAGAAGATGGCGGCATTCCTCCATATGAAGTCGGCAAGGATTCTATAATCGTTTCATTCAGATCAAAGCCCTTTTGTTTCTTCCCTAAGTCTTGATCGCCATCATAGAGCCTCTGTCGTTGTGACCCAGACCCATTTTGGGAAAAGGCGGATTGACTTGCATCCCCCATTGAAATGGCCGGCTGTTGAACAATATCTAGTTTTTGAACAACTATCCCATGCTGCTCAATCGCCTGTTTCAAATGCTGCAGCTGATCATTCAGCGCATCCTTAGCGGCCGAGTTATCAGTCAGGATTTGAGCCGTTATTTGTCCATCTTGTGAAGCTATTTTTATTTCAATGGGACCTAGATGTTCTGGATACAATGAAAATTTTGCTTCGGCATGATTCATAGAGCTATTTGCCATGCGGCTCATCCAGTTCGTGATTTCAGGCACAAAATCTGATACAGGAATCACAGCCGGCTCAGCTGAACTCGATCCCGTTAAGTTAGCGGACTCTTGATTTGAACTAACTAGATTAATAGCCAAATTCACTGGCGACGCGTCCCCTTTTTCTTGTGAAGAAGCCGGCGCTTGCGTAGCCGTATTGTTCACCGCGCGTTGATCTTGATTCTGGATAATGGGTTGATTGATCTGGTGTTTATCCAGACTTAAAGCTTGGATGGAACCCGTCTTCTCAGAATCTAACGGCGAGGTGCTGTTCGCTGAATCCGGTTGGAGCGAATGCTTAATTAAATTCATGTTCGTTGCGTTATTCCCTAAGGCATTGTTAGTGGCAGGAGTCGCCTTCTCAGAACCCAATGGCGAGGTGCTGTTCGCTGAATCCGGTTGGAGCGAATGCTTAATTAAATTCATGTTCGCTGTGTTATTCCCTAAGGCATTGTTAGTGGCAGGAGTCGCCTTCTCAGAACCCAATGGTGAAGCGCTGCTCACTGAATCTGGTTTGATGGCAACCTTTATTAAATGGATACCGTTTCCCACCTTTAAGCCCTTGTTGGAATCCGTCTTATCAGCTGAATCCGGTTTGAAGAGTTCGATTACTTCATTCAATTTATCAATCAGTTCTTTTTGAAGCTTAGGAGATAGGCTTCCTTCCGACAATGGCTGGCTCCCCTTTACTGCTGATGAGTCTACTTGTAGCGCTGCAGTCGATCCGCCTTGTGTTTGCTTCAAGGCCGCTAACAGTTGTTTCATTGCCGCTTGGATCTCTTGCCCGTTATATGTACCATCGCCCGCGCCCAATTTATTAAGAATTAACTGGGAAACGTTGGAGGTCGCGCCATCCATCTTACTAAAAGCCGTTTCAATAGAAGGATTTAAAGTTGTGGACGTTGTGTCTTGATTGACTAAATTTGCTAGCGATGGTGATGATTGAATGCCAGCAAGGATCGACGTTAATAAGGAATCGAGCTCCTGCCAATCATCGGTATCCAGATCATGGGATGAAGGCTCTTTCTCTTTGTCATCATCCATCAGCTTCAAATTCGTTGTTCCAGCATCCTTCTTGTCCATAGCACTTTCTTGCGTCGTTTGCCCTGAAGAGCTAAACATAGATAAGATCTGATCAAAGCTATTCAAAACCGTTTCTGATTTATCTTGCACACTTGAACTGCTTTCTTTCGGCAGTGGTGTTTGATTTATTTTGACACTAATTTGAGTCACATCCATACAAACGGCTTCCTCTCATCCTATCAAAAACATTCTATTATCATCATTATAGCTTATTGACTTACCTTCGTCATGGTATATTCCGACTATTTTCGATTTATTTCCCGCTTTTTCGTCATTGATAGTTTGATTGTTTTTCACAAGGGTTACCCGGTTGAAAATCCTCCTAAGCGTAACCAGGACAGACATTCTCTAAAAATCCCCGTCTTTGTATTGATACCTTTTTAGATCGTCGAAACGATTTCATCATACATCGCGGATAGTTCAAATTGCCCATCCGCATGACCCGCTTTTAGGACGGCTTTAGGCATTCCGTATACAATACAGGATTCTTCCGCTTCGACAAAAACAGTGCCTTGACACTTTTTCACTAAACCTGCGCCCAATTCCCCATCTGTTCCCATCCCTGTCAAAATGACGGCTAACAATTTTTCTTTATAAATAGGAGCAGCGGAACTTAGGGATACATCAACGGAAGGTCTATATAAGGTTTTCTCATGGCCCTTCTCAGTGACTTCAAAGAAGATGTCGCCCGACTCATTCCGAATAAAAGTCGTTTGATAGCCGGATGGCGCGATATAGATGGTGCCTGCTTGAACCCGCTCCCCCGCTTCTGCTTCTTTTACTTTAAGCGGGCACTTCATATCCAGTCTTTCTGCTAGCGGTTGAGTAAATCCAGGCGGCATATGCTGAGCGACCACGATTGGTATGGAAAAATCCTTTGGGAATAAAGGGAGAATTTTTTGTAAGGCGGATGGCCCCCCTGTTGAGCAGCCGATAAAAATCAAGTCCATGTGATGGTTATGCCTCACACTCACACTATGACTGATCTCTTGAATCGGTTTTTTGATTTCTTTTGGCGATCGTTTTGTTTTTTCTAAAATGCCTTTTAGACGCATGAGAAAGTCTTTGCCTTGAGACGCTTCACCAGATTGAGTAAAGAGGTTTTCTTTTTGAAAGAAATCAATGGCACCCAATTCCAGTGCGTCCAACATTTCTCTTGCTTCCGCTTCATTTCGCGAGCTTAATAAGACAACAAGTGGCGCAGTTGTGCCCTCCATTATTTTCTTAAGTGCCTCGAAACCGTTCAATACAGGCATTTCAACATCTAATGTCACCAAATCCGGTTTCAATGTCTCTACTTTTTCAATAGCCTCCATGCCATTTCTCGCAATTCCTACCACTTGAAACTGCGGGTCTGTTTGCAGCAGATGGCGAATAGCTCTTCTTATAAAAGCAGAATCATCAACTACGAGTATTCTGAACTTCTTCATGTTGCGTCGTTTCCTTTCGATAGTAGAAGGTGCGATGGGTGTTCACTTTCTTAAGCCCCAGTCCTGAGTCCTTAATAGATTCAGCATGGCCTAGAAATAAAAAGCCGCCTGGCGTTAACACCCGATATAAACTTTCAATCACCTTGTTGATCATAAGTTGATCAAAATAAATCAAAACATTACGGCAAAGAATGATATCCACTTTTCCTATTTCTTCATCTATTTTCTTATCATCGAGCAGATTTAAATGGCGAAAGGTTACCATTTTTTGTATGTAGGGTTTAATCTGGTAGCCGCCCTCTTCTTCAGTAAAATAATTTTCTAATAGATGTTTGGGTATTCGTCGAAAGGCAAGTGAACCATCTTTATACCAGCCCTTTTTAGCCTTTTCAAGCACTTTTTTATTAATGTCAGTCGCCATAATTTCAACATTTCCTGGGAGGATCTGCCCCGACTCATGAATTAACATAGACAAGGTGTAGGGTTCCTCTCCGGTCGAACAGGCGGCACTCCAAATCCGAATTGGCCGATATTTATTGATCTCTTTCAACTGAGGCAACACAATCGAACAGCACTCATTCAATTGATTTTCTTCACGATAGAAATACGATTCATTTATCGTCAATAATTCAACGAGAACGTCCCATTCAGGAGAATTATGCATTAAAAAATCACCATACTCCCAAGCCGTAAGCTCAAGTTCAATTAATCTCTTCCCAAGTT
This region includes:
- a CDS encoding flagellar hook-basal body complex protein, yielding MLKSLYSGVSGMKGFQTQLDTIGNNIANVNTVGFKKSRVEFQDIVNQNLSGATAPNGQTGGINPQQVGLGSKIAAIDTIHTPGSPMTTNVGTDLAIDGDGYFVVNNGTQDYLTKAGNFNRDANGTLVNSNGYKVVGVTGTATNPQEVNISINQDDKTGQKFTSFSIDADGHINVVSEDGTSGELAYDSQNQQYYLNDGTNDGTNNPDDIISIGTAVVNNPEGLTKAGDTLFETSPNSGAATAERSENNNAGQIESGVLEMSNVDLTEEFTEMIVAQRGFQANARTITTSDTILQELIDLKRN
- the fliY gene encoding flagellar motor switch phosphatase FliY yields the protein MMSDGSLSQDEINALFNQSEEKQTYTITDFLTPMEQDALGEIGNISLGSSTTALSTLLNQRVEITTPILTIVEQDDLERVISENHVAVHVDYTEGIRGKNLLMIKEEDAKIIANLMMGGDGTNLEAELTDFHLSAVQEAMNQMMGSAATSMSTIFNQKVDISPPTIDVLGFPPKKLEQLGDEFIIEVSFRLKVGELIDSNMIQFIPLAFGKEMIHKILYSEEAAATSQVLEKEVAPPVQPVQAQQQRRPTQQAPAAHVDLNNKPTANVQKVEYSTFTDTGAPTNAASGNLDLLYDIPLEITVELGRTELPIRKILELGPGAVIELDKLAGEPVDILANHKLIAKGEVVVIEENFGVRITDIISPIDRLTKMTN
- a CDS encoding chemotaxis protein CheW; the encoded protein is MRSFRIIAFKLGDEAYGIKIEQVLSVERQLPITRVPNAPLHVKGVINLRGTIIPVIDLQEKLGLGTTPVTRSTQIMMTTFNEIELGLLVDQTTNVMECFPEAVESAASAGLSNDHFEGIYKVDGHFIILLNMEELTRTANLEENQAG
- a CDS encoding chemotaxis protein CheA, encoding MDLNDYIDMFLEESKEHLLSINEELLKLESEPGNTVIVNEIFRSAHTLKGMAASMGFEDLASLTHQMENVLDLLRNEKLAVTPQIMDVIFSCVDLIEKMVQSIENGGDGKENVSDVIAQLNRIQDPSAAPDPTLGGAAKEVAATAAPELVMDEFQLSLVQEAEKSGMHVYQIKVRIAESCVMKSIRAYLVFQTAEELGEIIQTYPTVEEIENDQFGDHFQLLLLTDRDSEQVKSHLLNVAEVVDVQVTEGMSSEPSQSKAVEPDPAIPETEVKKEKTAEPANSSKKKPRSKSIRVDTEKLDHLMNLISELIIDRGRLEQIARDSQLMELTETTEHLSLLSKNLQEVILKMRMVPIEQVFNRFPRMIRDLAKELNKKVQLIVEGEETELDRTVIDEIGDPLVHLLRNALDHGLETTEERIESNKKEEGMIALKAFYSGNHVFIEVADDGKGIDRDKVLSKAIERQVVRRKEAASLSDQEVYALLFSSGFSTADKISDISGRGVGLDVVKSKIESIGGAITINSTPGRGSTFRIQLPLSLSIIMAMLIEIGEESYFIPLNSIAEITSIVPESIITLHGQKVFQLRDQIVPLIYLEEVFGTSKTDKKSVLLDEVQIVIIRNGNQIKGLVVDAVLGQHEVVLKSLGHYLTRLHAISGATILGSGEVALIVDTQPFFD
- the fliM gene encoding flagellar motor switch protein FliM yields the protein MADVLSQQEIDALLSALNNGELQASDVTEKNDKVRVYDFKRAMRYSKEQLRSITRIHENFTRLLTSYLSAQLRTYVHIDIDLVDQVNYQEFLASIPSKTILNVFDVKPMDGKLLIELNPSIAYAVIERLLGGQGDSNNRKDTLTDIETVLLQKIFFRTGVMYEEAWENIGDIKVRWEAIESNPQFIQIAPQNDTVIVISLRITIGEVEGRMTLCIPHIIVEPVMHKLSTHQWLSSMTKANVPQQDKLKQNLDNVRMPLIAELGRGSLPVSELLHLQVGDVIGLETVKLHVKVGQLTRFYGNPGVKKGRFAVQIEEVIHTEGDDL
- a CDS encoding TIGR03826 family flagellar region protein, whose translation is MAQLGNCPKCRKLYLKIREICDECYQKQEEDFHKVAMHLREMPGDTIQEVSEATGVSVSQIIHFIATGRLQIGHFPNLTYPCQICGTSIRSGKVCKTCMDSLSQQTNANRDNKMVDDRNNKYGGYITKYL
- a CDS encoding flagellar hook-length control protein FliK, with the translated sequence MDVTQISVKINQTPLPKESSSSVQDKSETVLNSFDQILSMFSSSGQTTQESAMDKKDAGTTNLKLMDDDKEKEPSSHDLDTDDWQELDSLLTSILAGIQSSPSLANLVNQDTTSTTLNPSIETAFSKMDGATSNVSQLILNKLGAGDGTYNGQEIQAAMKQLLAALKQTQGGSTAALQVDSSAVKGSQPLSEGSLSPKLQKELIDKLNEVIELFKPDSADKTDSNKGLKVGNGIHLIKVAIKPDSVSSASPLGSEKATPATNNALGNNTANMNLIKHSLQPDSANSTSPLGSEKATPATNNALGNNATNMNLIKHSLQPDSANSTSPLDSEKTGSIQALSLDKHQINQPIIQNQDQRAVNNTATQAPASSQEKGDASPVNLAINLVSSNQESANLTGSSSAEPAVIPVSDFVPEITNWMSRMANSSMNHAEAKFSLYPEHLGPIEIKIASQDGQITAQILTDNSAAKDALNDQLQHLKQAIEQHGIVVQKLDIVQQPAISMGDASQSAFSQNGSGSQRQRLYDGDQDLGKKQKGFDLNETIIESLPTSYGGMPPSSSTIDFTA
- the cheB gene encoding chemotaxis-specific protein-glutamate methyltransferase CheB, with the translated sequence MKKFRILVVDDSAFIRRAIRHLLQTDPQFQVVGIARNGMEAIEKVETLKPDLVTLDVEMPVLNGFEALKKIMEGTTAPLVVLLSSRNEAEAREMLDALELGAIDFFQKENLFTQSGEASQGKDFLMRLKGILEKTKRSPKEIKKPIQEISHSVSVRHNHHMDLIFIGCSTGGPSALQKILPLFPKDFSIPIVVAQHMPPGFTQPLAERLDMKCPLKVKEAEAGERVQAGTIYIAPSGYQTTFIRNESGDIFFEVTEKGHEKTLYRPSVDVSLSSAAPIYKEKLLAVILTGMGTDGELGAGLVKKCQGTVFVEAEESCIVYGMPKAVLKAGHADGQFELSAMYDEIVSTI
- a CDS encoding protein-glutamate O-methyltransferase CheR, which codes for MNCKMQLTKYRFSFNFDHEDGKFEEIYHFLLNFLSLDLKIGAYYTNKGKEVMGVRDEGLEKLSDMIYDYCGLVFIDRLDTLRDKLGKRLIELELTAWEYGDFLMHNSPEWDVLVELLTINESYFYREENQLNECCSIVLPQLKEINKYRPIRIWSAACSTGEEPYTLSMLIHESGQILPGNVEIMATDINKKVLEKAKKGWYKDGSLAFRRIPKHLLENYFTEEEGGYQIKPYIQKMVTFRHLNLLDDKKIDEEIGKVDIILCRNVLIYFDQLMINKVIESLYRVLTPGGFLFLGHAESIKDSGLGLKKVNTHRTFYYRKETTQHEEVQNTRS
- a CDS encoding response regulator, producing the protein MGKILIVDDAAFMRMMLTDILTKNGMEVVGEAVNGADAVEKFKELRPDVVTMDITMPEMDGISALKEIRAMEPQAKVIMCSAMGQQPMVLEAIQAGAKDFIVKPFQADRVMESINKVLGS
- the flgD gene encoding flagellar hook assembly protein FlgD yields the protein MTNSVDITNNVSTSNTLMSGNSSEDQSVLGKDDFLKILVTQLSNQDPSNPLQDQDFIGQMANFSSLEQMTNLNDSFDKFANLQMSQYSSAIGKEITWTPEGGDSSSSGVVTGVATQDGSYYYLVGNQKVPMENVTEIDQVSSDSNQ